The genomic segment CTCTAAATTAACCATTATCAGACCTACTGGTTAGTGTTAGATGAAGGCGCGCCTGCGACTCGGCAGAATAACAAAACTGAAAACACcaaatattagtaggtaggtacctaccaagataacttataataaaaattatactgattcaaaatacatgtatactgtatagtgtataatatattatactgttgttgaggtttttttttcatattttaaatgataaaaaaaaatatttaaggaagATAAATTTTCGACTAAAAGGTGAATTTGAAcccttttaacaaaaaaaaaaaaaaatgataatatcattatgttattattacatattatgtcaaaaattGGTGAACAACACTATACCGAACATCATGTCTAGATTAAATGTTCAAAGTTACAGatctgtaattttaaaacatagacCAGTggaaatgtaggtaggtacttttaatgtcAAATTTCcatatttaaacgttatttactaatgaaaaatttaccaattttttttaaatatttttagtttcacCTTCAACCTAATTTTAACTATAGATATTCTCAATTTAACGacttaatcaaaataaaattaacgaatATTCCCCCTTAAATAAAACAGTCGATAGTTACCTAAGTAAACCAGACGGGGCGATGCAGGgcgataataaattaataaatgtggaacataaaccatattatgtcaatattatattatgtacttaacgCTTTAAGGGTGATGGAGGGGCTTTTGGTGTTTcgttaaatgatttataaaaacatttaacagaaatataatgtattgtcgttatatataaaatggtatttaGTAAATGACAAGGTTAATTTACTGGTTGTGTGTCTACAATGTGACTTTcatttaattagaataatatttttaatcctcGTAACACCCATAAAACTCAAGTTTTTTGGTCACCCTAGATCAAAACCTCTAAATGCTACACATGTAAAAACTGTGCCTGCaactgaaatattttgttttaaaatataataattggtgaATTCGTTATTTCGTTATCATGCATAAGCCTTGTCGCCCCTTGCTCTTGTGTCATAAAAAGACTCTTATGCACATTCCATTTAAACAGTGTTTACAGcggtttattaaaattgtaaaacataatacatacgAGTATATACGACCATAGCGGTTGGTAGGTACGTCATCGTTCCAAAAACGACATTATTAGTTTAACAATTGTTGCTATCATTAtcgtatgtttttatatattttgtatgctaatagttaaaatgtattgtacgaGTATAAGACTGGtatcaatagccaataggtatccATGTGCGTAAGTACGGCATggaccacattttttttatgcagcACGATTGCGGACTATTACCCGTTCGGTATTCTAAATCCACACAACTTTCGGGCATTGAtacaaaataagtaggtaaactTATATTTACCTTTTGTtcagaaacatattattatactataattagcaacatataataatataaaataaataccaaacatGTACacaatagtaaatacatattagtaaaaaaaatcattcataataatataaaatattagattaattaaaatgtaatgggtgtgataaatttgagttcaatgatataaaattattaaatatgaaaaacgattctgagcggagacagaaTGTGGTCTAtatcagcctatattactaagtatatcttATAGCAGTGGTCGGCAACCGGCGGACCGCGAGTCTTATTAAAATACGGCCCGCTTTAAATTCTACAACAACGACATTTaattgaatatcatattaaaaaaaaaattatattgtataaatataattgaacgtTTCTAtcagtcatattttataatatccgtTTAATATTGATGTTGAAGATATACCCGTTGAGCTTCAAATGGAAATAATAGATTTACAGCCACAAGATTTCTTAAAAGACTCATTCAAAGCATTGCCTTTGCTTTATTTCGCTGAACTTCCTgcatcattttcaaaaattaaaaatttagctGCGAAATACTTTAGTATGTTTGGATCCACTTACGTGTGTGAACAGTCCTTTtctcatatgaaaaaaattaaaaactcataCCGTTCACGCTTAACTGATGATCATCTACACCATGTACTTAGAGCCAGCACAAGTAATTTCAATgtggaaattgaaaaaataataaacaatattcaacaacAAAAATCACATTAAGCCTATTAAGCAGTTGTAATTtccatacttttatattataataatattattaaaaactgtaatttttatgttctattaatctattattttaaagttttaaacagttatttttttttcttagtaaataatttggagtataaaatattaatttttgtctgGCCCGcgaactttttttaatttatgaatgtgGCCCGGTAGTCTAAAAAGGTTGCCGACCACTGTCTTATAGTATTACAGTGAATACCGCTTGATGTGATCTCATTGGTTCAGGCCATTTTGATTCTATTAACTAGTTGATTCCATAAAggatatttttttcagtataatatttggtttgggattttcatttttgattccAATAAACGGTTGATTCTATAAACCAGTGATTGTATTAAGCGGAACTCACTGTATATCTATTcttagtataggtatttattttacattatttataggtacagtaggttgaatttttatttttttgccgaAAAAATTGCATGTGAAAATGACATTCCgtgtttaaaacataaaatgatgGATACCTACtcaagtttcaagtacccacatataataattttataataactacaaAAAATCTGAAATCGTtactatttgttaaaatatctaattccttccaaatttgaaattataatgtctataaaaaaaactgcgtTAATATGTTTGttagatatttttgttacagtttattaccttttaaaaaactaaccaaacagtgatgacagacacaaaaaaaaaatatatatatgtataaaaacacatcattgtaaaatcaatacattcattgctccgctcagaatctaaaatcttaaaaatatattgtgattgTACATTTGATGTGGACATTTTAACCAAACTGTAtagttaaacgaaaaataataacggttttagttatttcattgtaattttaaaatattcttagggGACTTGAAGtttgtacgtattatattatattttaccattttcatggcattttcaaaatatttagattaattttaagctattgcctatttatacCATACAACGTCTATTGTATTTACCATAATggataaataaattaccataataccaatataaatatatcatactaaaatatacttggtaataaaGGCTGACCGTATCcgttcagaattgtttttcgtatggAATGATTtgtcgttgaattcaaatttaacacatccattacggtgacctactcaatgacgaggtaaaCTCGACTACTATAGGCTATagtacagcagagtggttaaCTAGTTtcccatattttcaatttaataaaaacttttggatcatacactaacaataattaatggGGTGATTTACTACTCTGCTACATCGTAAACTCACAACTATAGGTCCCATAAATTTTAgttcaaaataacatttttgtctcTTTGAAGAAGACATTTTTCTTGtctattattacacataatattataattggggGGGATATCAAGAAGGGGAGGGTGGCAGCCGATGTCTGTATGgctatgtaatatgtacctatatgtagtatcatgttgatatttttatatataatattatcataattcataataatatgttctgctaattgaaattcaaaacctAAATCACACAAATTCtacaaattttaatcaaatataccTAATGGAATACATAAACAAACTCAATACCTatgttaattgaaaaataattatacatacaggTGGCTTagtggttatattatttaaaaaaaaaatactcgggAAAGCTTCTGTATTAATTTTcttctattaatttattgagtTTTGATTGactaactaattaaatattaattcatatgtatacttgtaatattataccatatttatatagtataatatattaatatatttattactatttacccTTATAATTGTTTCTCAGTAAGTATGTAGTTCTGCGATACGGTCatataaatgcaattattattttcaggaTAGTTAGATCATATTCTATGAAATAAATGATTGGTTGACTACAATTTGcagttataaattaacatttctaattaataaagtaaaaatatttttttttttttaattacatttctgCAGACTCTTAGCGGAATTGTTTTTTCGCGGTTGTCATTGCCTTTTGgagcagaaaaaatattttaaccttcaACTTTATGGGTAAATTCtgttagaaaattggatctagttaaTTCTTAAATGAAATATAGCTCTTAACAAAATGATCGATAAAAACCTTTTAAAAAAGCGGAAAACCGCTGAAATTTTTACACATAAACTACAGCCTaagacaaaatcaatttttatattaaccgTAGATT from the Acyrthosiphon pisum isolate AL4f chromosome X, pea_aphid_22Mar2018_4r6ur, whole genome shotgun sequence genome contains:
- the LOC103308376 gene encoding general transcription factor II-I repeat domain-containing protein 2B-like, which encodes MYLNHEDAPKLLGSLIIDSNVSLFKIFLIDDSITCYTNIPVELQMEIIDLQPQDFLKDSFKALPLLYFAELPASFSKIKNLAAKYFSMFGSTYVCEQSFSHMKKIKNSYRSRLTDDHLHHVLRASTSNFNVEIEKIINNIQQQKSH